A portion of the Esox lucius isolate fEsoLuc1 chromosome 20, fEsoLuc1.pri, whole genome shotgun sequence genome contains these proteins:
- the LOC105024287 gene encoding apolipoprotein A-I, whose protein sequence is MKVFVVLAVAVFSGCHANLFYADEPKPQLEQLTDAFWDYVAKATQTADDTIQMIRKSQLGQDVSARITESADVASQYAVSLQEQIPPVAKDLMTKITQEAEVLRDRLGQDLGNIKGKLEPYADEMKTKVQQRVEQLKQDLAPYAESLDSEALRATLLQKSEELKGSLEQSVKDLQSQLGPYTDELKQRVDQRLQEFQESVAPVAENLQTHLTSRAKIVQQNLAPYAEDLKDKLDPYAQDLKDKLTSLYQAFTNAN, encoded by the exons ATGAAGGTGTTCGTAGTGCTTGCAGTTGCTGTATTCTCTG GTTGCCATGCCAACCTATTCTATGCGGATGAGCCCAAGCCACAGCTGGAGCAGCTGACAGATGCCTTCTGGGACTACGTTGCCAAGGCAACTCAAACAGCAGATGATACCATCCAGATGATCAGGAAGTCTCAACTCGGACAAGATGTCAG TGCTCGCATCACAGAGAGCGCTGATGTGGCCAGCCAATACGCTGTGTCCCTACAGGAGCAGATCCCACCGGTGGCCAAGGACCTAATGACAAAGATTACCCAGGAGGCAGAGGTGCTGAGAGATCGTCTGGGACAGGATCTGGGAAACATCAAGGGGAAACTGGAGCCCTATGCTGATGAGATGAAGACAAAAGTCCAGCAGAGAGTGGAACAGCTGAAGCAGGATCTGGCCCCATATGCGGAGTCCCTGGACTCTGAGGCTCTGAGGGCCACCCTGCTCCAGAAGAGTGAGGAGCTTAAGGGGAGTCTGGAGCAGAGTGTGAAAGACCTGCAGTCTCAGCTGGGTCCTTACACTGATGAGCTGAAGCAAAGAGTGGACCAGCGTCTGCAGGAATTCCAGGAGAGTGTGGCCCCCGTGGCTGAGAACCTCCAGACCCATTTAACCAGCAGAGCCAAGATAGTTCAGCAAAACCTGGCCCCTTACGCTGAGGATCTGAAGGACAAGCTCGACCCCTATGCCCAGGATCTGAAGGACAAGCTCACGTCCCTTTACCAGGCCTTCACCAACGCTAACTAA